The DNA region GGACACTTCGCCTCCGTTGGCCGCTTACGGTGGAGAGTGTTTTTTGACTTGGGGATGTTATTGGTACTTCTCTTTCTTCTCGTGCTTATCGTAGCTGGCCGTCTTCTCGAAACGCTGGTCAGGCGAAATACAAAAGGTCTTCAAGAGGCAGCGAGGGAGGGGCTAGCGCGAGTTGCCCTTCTATTACCCCTGGCTTGCACAGGTATCTTCCTGATGACCTATGTTCTGACTGCCCTTCTAGACGCCGATTTAGATCAGGGAAGTGATGAGATTTGGAAAACTCCTCTGGGCGGAGGCTACTCTGCGACTCGTTTCTCTGACGACCCACCACGATTGAACGCTTACGACAAGCCAATCGTCGAGCGTTTCGGATGTGCTGGGAAGCAGCCTTTTCTTGCTATCAAAGGAGACGACGGTCAGGGGAGCTATGTCATCATTCACCCTGCTGAACGCTCAGTGAGCAGAGCCTCCAATGAAAAGGAATTACGTTCGGCCCTGAACCTAGATCGAGGCCGTCCTCTCCCCTGGCTACCTGAGGACAAGTTCAGCTCAAGCTGTGGACCTAGTGTCTTTAGAAGCCCGGTGTTCTGGCCCAGTCTTCTTTTCGTAATGATCTCGGTGGCGCTGGTAGGGCTATTGATAGCGCAGGCACGCAGGCAGGAATCCGAAATAACATCTCCCTAATTCAACGTCCTTTCCCCCGACACCTCCAGCACGAAGGGCGAGATGGGCACCTGCATTCACCGCTGTCATTCACGCGAAAGTGACGAAAGACGTGTCTGTGCGTCCACCCACTCCTGGGCGCGGGCCACCGCCCGGTTGTTCACGCGGCCCACGAACAGCACCGCCGCCACGAGGGCCAGCCCGCCCGCCACCGCAAAGGTCTCGCGCAGGCCCAGGGTCTGTCCGAGCACCCCTCCCAGAAACGCACCGAGCGGGGCAGCACCGGCGACCATGAAGCGGTACGCCCCACCCACCCGCCCGCGCAGTTCCGGGGGCACGAGCCTCTGGCGCAGCGCCACCCTCACGACCCCCGACAAGCCCAGGTTGAGGCCGTCGAGCACCAACAGCGCGGCCAGCAGCGGCGGCGCGTGGAGGACGCTCAGGCCGAGATACACGAGCCCCAGGACGAACACCGAGCCGAGCACGGTTCGCCCCGCCCCGAAGCGCCGTGAGACGTACGGCGACAGCAGGCTGCCGAGGATGTGCCCAACCGCACCTGCCGTGAGCAGCAGGCCGTAGCCCACTGGGCCGACGCCGGGGAGAGCCGTCGCAAAGAGCACGAACAGCGCGAACACCGCCGCGTCGAGCAGCGTCGTGAGGGCCATCAGCAACGCCACGGAGCGCAGCAGCGCGTGCGACCACAGCCACTTCAGGCCCTCCACCACCCCGCGCCACCACGATTCGCGCGGCGAGGAGTGGCGCGCGGGTCGGCCCGGCAGGGCCCAGATCAGCGCCGTACTCCCGAGAAAGCTCAGGGCGTTCACGAGAAACGGCAGGCCGGGCAAGGCGGCGAACAGCAGCCCCCCGAGCGGCGGGCCGACGAACTCGTTGCTCGTCACGCTCGTGGCGTACAGCGCACCGTTGGCGTCCTCCAGGTGCTCGTTTTCTACGAGCGACGGCACGAAGGTTTCGGCTGTCCCGTCCGCGAGCGTCTCCGCCGTGCCGAGGACGAAGGCGAGCCCGTACAGCAGGGCGACGTGGAGGTGCCCCGTGAAGACGGCGAGGGCGAGCAGGCCGAGCAGCACCCCCCTCGCCGTGTGCGCGACCACGAGCAGGGTGCGGCGGTCAAGCCGGTCGATCAGGGCGCCGAACGGGAGCGTGAACACCAGGCCGGGCAGCGAGGCGAAGGCCGAGAGGCTGGCGACGACGATGGGATCGCGCGAGATCGACGCGACGAGCAGCGGCAGCGCCGTTTTGCCGATGCCGTCCCCGATATTCGCGCTCGTGCTCGCCAGCCACAGGCGCCGGAAGGTCGGTCCCGCCCGCCAAGCCCTCATGGCTGAGCCTATCGTGTCACCGCTGAGTAAGCACTCTAATTCAACGTCCGCTCCCCCGGCACCTCCAGCACGAAGGGCGGGATGGGTATGCGCGCCCTTTCTCCCCAGGCGTCCCGCAGGACGTAGTGGCCGCCCATGCGCCCCGGCGTGTCCTGCACGGTCATGAAGGAGTCGTACACGAAGACGCCGCCCGGCGCGATGAGGGGTTGCTGGCCGACCACGCCCTCGCCGTCCACGACCGTCTCGCGGCCAGAAGCGTCCACGATGTCCCAGTGGCGGGCGAGGAGTTGCCACGTTTCATCGCTGTGGTTCTCGATGCGGATGACGTAGGCGAAGACCTGCCGTTCCGGGCCACTGTGGGTGGGAAGGTGCCGCACGTCCACGGTGACACGCACGTCGGGGGCGTTCTGGGGGCCGGTCATGCGGGCAGCATAGCCGGGCGGGTGGCGTAGACTCGCCCCGATGACTGCCCCCACAACCCAGATCAACCAGGATTTCCTCTTCGCCCTGCTGCGCGAGGCGGGGCCCAGCGGCTCCGAGCGCCGGGCGGCGGACGTGTGGAAGCGGGAAGCCGAGCGCTTCGCCCTTGTCTCCGAGGACCACTTCGGCAACGTGTACGCCGAACTCGGCCCCGAGGACGCGCCCACGATTGCCCTGATGGGTCACCTCGACGAGATCGGCCTGATGGTGAGCTACGTGGGCGACGAGGGCCTGCTCAGCGTGGTCGCCGTCGGCGGCTGGGACCCGCAGGTGCTCGTGGGGCAGCGCATCCGCCTCCTCGCGCCGGAGGGGGACCTGACCGGCGTGGTGGGCAAGAAGGCGATTCACCTGATGGACCCGGAGGAGCGCAAGCAGGCGAGCAAGATGGAGGACCTCTGGCTCGACGTGGGCCTGAGCCGGGAGCAGGCGCAGGCCCGCATCCCGGTCGGCACCGTCGGCGTGATCGACCAGGGCCCGATCCTTGTCGGGGAGAGGATCGTGGGCCGGGCGCTCGACAACCGGGTGGGTGCGTTCATCGTGCTGGAGGCGCTGCGGGCCCTGGCCGGGATGGACCTCAAGCACCGGGTCGTCGCCGTGGGCACCAGCCAGGAGGAGATCGGACTTTTCGGGGCACAGGTCAGTGGCTACCGCCTGAACCCGGTCGCCGGAATTGCCGTGGACCTCACGCACGAGACGAAGCAGCCCGGCGTGAACGAGAAGAAAAACGGCGTGAAGCCCTTCGGCTCGGGCGCCAACCTCAGCGTGAGCGCGCGGACGAGCCCGGTCATCCGGAGGCAGATGATCGCGGTCGCGCAGGCGGAGGGCATTCCCTACACCGTCAGCGCCAGCCCGCACTCCACCGCGACCGACGGCGACGCTCTCAGCCTCGCGCGGGCAGGCGTGCCGAGCGCCGTGGTGAGCGCCCCCGCCCGCTACATGCACTCGCCGAACGAGATGGTAGACGCCCGGGACGTGAAGGCCTGCATCGACCTCATCGCCGCCTGGATTCGCGGGCTGGAGGCGGAGCCGGACTTCACGCGCTGAGGGAGGCTGGGGCGGCCGGGGCGGGGGAGTCCCGGTCATCCTCATTTCCGCCCGAACACATAGAGTTCCCTCGCTCAAACGGCTTACTGCCCTTCCGGGTCAGCGCCGTAGACTGCTCGGATGCGCGCTCCCCCTGCCTCCCGCCGTCCCGCCGCGCTCGTGTTCATCCTGCTCACCGTGCTGCTCGACGTGATGGGGCTGGGGCTGATCATCCCGGTCTTTCCGCCCCTGGTGACCGAACTGGCGGGATCGCCGACCGCCGGGGCGCAGTTCGTCGGCCTCTTCACCGCCGTCTACGCGCTGATGCAGTTCGTGTTCGCGCCGATCCTGGGCGCCCTGTCGGACCGCTACGGCCGCCGCCCGGTCCTGCTGGCGAGCCTGACGGGGATGGGGCTCGACTATCTGCTGCTGACCGTCGCGCCGAACCTGTGGTGGCTGCTCCTGGGCCGGATCATCGCGGGGATGACGGGGGCGAGCATCACCGTGGCGAACGCCTACCTGGCCGACGTGACGCCTCCCGAGAACCGGGCGCGGAGCTTCGGCCTGCTGGGGGCGACCTTCGGGGTGGGCTTCATCCTGGGCCCGGCGCTCGGCGGGGTGCTGGGGGACATCAGCCTGCGGCTGCCCTTTCTGGTGGCGGCGGGGCTGGCGCTGCTGAACGCGCTGTACGGCTTCTTCGTCCTGCCCGAATCACTGTCGCCGGAGAACCGGGGGGCGCGTCCGGGGCAGGGCGTGCTCAACCCCCTCGCGCCGCTGGGGGCCCTGGGGCGCTATCCCCTGGTGCGCAACCTCGCCGCCGCCTTCATCTTCATCGGGCTGGCGCAGCAGGCGATCTTCAGCACCTGGGTCCTCTTCACCGAGCGGGTGCTGGGGTGGAGCCCGGCGCAGAACGGGGTCGCGCTCGCGGTCGTCGGCTTGCTCGGGGCCATCGTGCAGGCGGGGCTGGTCGGGACGGCGATGCGGGTGCTGGGGGAACGGGGGGCGATCATCACGGGGCTCCTCCTCGGCGTCGTGCAGTACGTGCTGCTAGGCGCGGCGCGCACGGACGCGACGTTATACGCCTCCATCGTGGTCGGGGCGCTGGCGGGCATCGCGGGCCCGGCCATCCAGGGCCTGATCAGCCGCACCGTTGACCCCACCGAGCAGGGCCGGGTGCAGGGGGCGCTCACCAGCGTGAACAGCCTCGTGGGAATCGTCGGCCCCCTGATCGCCGCGAGCGTGTTCGCCTACTTCACCCGGCCGGGCAACACCTTCAACGAACCCGGCGCCGCCTTCTACCTGTCGGCCGTGTTCAGCCTGCTCGGCACCCTCGTCGCGGGCGTGGTGCTGCGGCGGGCGGGGAAGAATCCTGCCCCAGTGCGGCTTCAGGAGTGACGGGCGTGAACTGGGCGGAGGTGGCGGCGCGGGGGTACGCGGTGCCGGAAGGGCTGCACCCGCCGGACGCGCTGGGCGAACTGCTGGGGATGCTCGGCAGCGAGGACCCGGAGGTGCGGGACAGGCAGGCGTACTCGACGCTGGCGCACTGGACACGGGCGGGACACTTCGATTCCGTCCTGAGAGAACTGGGAGACGCGACGGCCTTCGGGCTGAGTCACGAGAGCGTTCTCGTCCGTTCGTTTTCAGCTCTCGTGCTGGGGGAGGCCATTCGGCGGGATCGGCTGACCTCCCTGCTTCCCGGGGAGACCGTTGCCGTCTGGCGGGACAGGTGGACGCGCTGGTATCCACATGAACTCGACGTGCGTTCCTTCGAGGAAGGGGTCGGCTGGGTCCACGCCGTCGCGCACGGAGCGGACACGGCGCGGGAGGTAGCGAGTCATCCCCGGACCGAGCGCGCGGAGCTTCGCGGCCTCCTCGACACCCTCACGAAACGCCTGCGCTCCCTGCCCCTGCACCTCAACCAGACCGAGGACGACCGTCTCGCCCTGGCCATGCTCGCCGTTCTCGCCCGCGAGGAGTACGAACCCGGAGATGTGCGGGGATGGTTAGCCGACTACCGGACCCTCTGGACACCCCTCTCGTTCCCGCTTTCACCCGGAGCCGCCCTCGCCCTCCGAACCCTCCACAGCCTCCACACCCTGCTCCACCTGGGCGCAACGGTGGACGGCGTAACTCTCCGCCCGGCCTACCCGGAGGCAACGCTCGCCGCCGTGCAGGACATCTTACGCAGCGTCCACCCGTACTCCGGTGAAGGTCAGACCGTCTGAGCCTCCCCCACCCCGGGCCGCGCGTTCAGCACGCTCTCCGGCACTCCCGCCAGCGCCTCCCGCACGACCTCCAACCCCGCGCCGGGGCGGTGGCCCTGCTCGCTCAGCGTCCGCTTCCAGTGGCGGGCGCCGGGCTGCCCCGCGAACAAGCCGAGAGCGTGGCGCATCACGCGGTTCAGGGGCTGCCCCGCCTCCAACTGCCCGGCGACGTAGGGGAGGAAGGCCTCGACGACCTCCTGCCGGGTGGGGGGCGTCACGTCCTCCCCGAACATGTCCCGGTCGGCGGTGGCGAGGAGGTAGGGGTCCTGGTACGCTGCCCGCCCGATCATCACGCCGTCCGCCCAGGCGAGGTGGTCACGTGCGGCTTCGAGGGTCAACACGCCGCCGTTTAGCACGACCGTCAGGCTCGGGAAGTCCCCTTTCAATTGCCGCACGACCTCGTACCTCAGGGGGGGAATCTCCCGGTTCTCCTTCGGCGACAGGCCCGAGAGCCACGCCTTGCGCGCGTGGACGATAAAGGTCTCGCAGCCTGCTCCGGCAACCGTGGAGACGAAGCGGGTCAGGTGCTCATAGCTGTCGAGGTCGTCGATGCCGATGCGGTGCTTCACGGTGACGGGGAGGGCGGTCGCGCCGTGCATGGCCTCGACGCAACGGGCCACCACGTCCGGCGTGCCCATCAGGCAGGCGCCGAACGAGCCGTTCTGCACCCGGTCGCTGGGACAGCCGCAGTTCAGATTCACCTCGTCGTACCCCCAATCCTCGGCCATTCGGGCGCACTGGGCGAGCGCGGCGGGGTCGGAGCCGCCGAGTTGCAGCGCCACCGGGTGCTCGGCCTCCCCGAATCCCAGGTGCCGCTCCCGGTCGCCGTGCAGGATCGCGCCCGTCGTGACCATCTCCGTATAGAGCAGGGTGTGCCGGGTCAGGGTGCGGTGGAAGGCGCGGCAGTGCCGGTCGGTCCAGTCCATCATCGGGGCGACCGACAGGGTGTGCGGGTGGCGGGGGGCGGCGCTCATGGATAATCAGTGTACGAGCACGTCGCAGGAGCGATTCGTACCCATGTCACGGCCCCGTTGATAGTTGAGGGTTGGTCTCAACGAACTTCCTATAAATGCCCTACCGTGTTAACACGGCACCGGCCAACAACCAGCTTCCCGACAAGAAGAGGAAAACTCCCGATGCCAAGACCGCAAGAGGAATGAGCAGAGCGGAGACGACGAGCGAGTCCATTCCCTGCGCCGAAAACAGTTGAGTGAATGCCAGGAGAAGGGCCGAGCCACCTGGCCGAGCCACCTGTAAGAACACTGGCCCCCGCAGCCAGTGCAAAACCCACTCCCAGAATGCTGGTAGACCCACGGCGCTTCGTGCGTTTCCAAAACACCTCTGCGGTGACAAAAGCCAGAACCAGCCCGGGGACGACGAGCACAGCCAGGAGGTACAACGGATTCAGGAAGGAGCGGCTGTCTTCCTGCCTGACCGCAAGCTGCCACCCAGGCCACTTCCGTCTCCCCAAAACGAAGATCAGGACTGCGGTCCACGCCCAACTCAGGAGCCCGGTTGACACTCCCAGGACGCCGCCCCACAGTGCACCGAACACGGGGCTCGCATGGTTCGGCACGTCTTCACCTTAAAGAGGCTGCATTGGGCAGATGACCCGCCGAGTCGGTTCAGCCACCCCCAGATATCAGGCACACCGGACGCGAGGTCGCCCAACGGCCACTCCTGTTCAGATCACTTCCCCGCCGTGTCGTCTCCCTCGGGCGGACGTGCGGTCTCCCCTTCCCGCCCGGCCCGCACCGTCACGCGCGGCTCGACGACGAGCCCGCCGCCCACCCTCGCCCCAGCCTCCACCGTCGCGCGGGCGCCGATGACGCTCAGGTCGCCCCCCTCCGCACCGACCTGGGCCCCCTCGCCGACGGTCGCGTGCAGGTCGACGATGGTGCGGGTGACCCTCGCCCCCGCACGCACGACCGCGCCTGCCTGGACGATGCTGTCGCGCACGACCGCGCCGTGTTCGACGACGGCGTTGGGGCCGACCACGCTGCCCACCACCTCGCCTGCGATGACGGCCCCGCCGCAGACGAGGGCGTGGTCGAGGCGGGCCGTGCCCTCGACCCGGGTGGGCGGGCGGGCGATGGAGGACGTGATGAAGGGCCAGTCCTCGGTGTCGAGGGGGAATCCCCGGCCGTCCAGAAAGTCGCGGTGCGCCCCGTGGTAGGCGCTCAGGGTGCCCACGTCCATCCAGTAGCCGCCCAGCGGGTGCGCGTAGGCGTCCCCCCGCGCGACGAGGGCGGGCAGCAACTCCTCGCCGTAGTCCCCCAGGTCGCCCTGCCGACCCAGTTCCTCCAGCGTGTCGAGGAGGACCTGGGCGTCGTAGGCGAAGATTTCGGCGGTCACCGTCCCTCCCAGCGGCTCGTCGGGCTTGTAGGCGAACCGCTCGACCCGGCCGTCCTCCCCCGTCACCACGTTGCCGAAGCGGGTGGCCTGCCCCAGCTCGACCTCGGTGGTGGCCATCGTGACGCTCGCCCGGTGCCCCACGTGGGCGCGGATCAGGTCCGAGTAGTCGAACCTGTAGATGTGGTCGGCGCTCAGGACCAGGACCACGTTGGGGCCGAACTCGCGGATCAGGGGGAGGTGCTGGGCGAGGGCGTGGGCGTTGCCCTGGGCGAACTCGCCGTCCTCGTTCCCGGGGCTGGAGAAGGGCGGCATGACCACCAGGCCGCCGCGCGTGCGGTCGAGGTCCCAGGGTCGCCCGCCCGAGAGATGGTCGTTCAGCCCGTGCGGAAGGTACTGCTCGACCACCCACACGTCCTGCACGCCGCTGTGCACGAGGTTCGACAGGGTGAAGTCGATCAGGCGGTAGGTCCCCAGGAAGGGCACGGCGGGCTTGGCCCGCTCGGTCGTCAGCGGCGCGAGACGGCTGCCCTTGCCCCCCGCGAGGACGATGGCGAGGACCTTCTGACCGGCAATGCGCGTGCTCATCGCTCCAGAGTGTGTGGGGAGAAACGTCCAGGGCCGTGAGGGACCCCTGCATACCGCTTCATGAGCAGGGCGAGGGTCAAAATGGCCGGGTGACCCATCCCCACCTCATCGCCGACGAGCTGCGCGCCCTGGCCCTGCTGGGCCTCACCTACGTCCGGGACCCGTACGACCTCGACCGCTACCGCCGCGTGCTGGCGCTGAGCGCCGAGTTGGCGGCACAGGACAGCCCCGCCCGTCTGGGTGAGGTCAAGGGTGCGTATCTGGAGGCGCGAGGGGTGGGGTGGCACGGCTGGGACGCCCTGCCCGAGTTGCACCCCGGACACGCGGCCTCGCTGCGAATCGCGCGGGCGGCGCTGGACTCGGGCACGCCCTATTTCGACCCCGAGCCCGCCCGCGAGTGGCACGAGCAGGCCCGGCCCGGCGGCACGACGCCCCAACGTAGGTCACTTCGCGTCAGGCTCGTGCGTCTGCTCATGCAGGCGAGTTTCCGGGCGCTGCTCCGGGGCTAGCGCCCTGTGATGCCCGTCCCTCCCTGAACGCCTCATCATTTAGGCCGATGCGGGCCTCACCCCCGTTTTCTAGGCTGGAGGCATGAACACGAGTCGGCACTTCAGCGACACGCGGACGGCAGAGGGGCGCGTGCGCTTCCTGCTCTCGGCGGGCGGGGTGCGCCTGATCGCCGAGGGCCCCGGCTGGCACCACGACAGTCTCCACGCCACGCTGGAGGACGCCGCGACCTTCCTCGCGGTGGTGCCCTTCCTCGGCCAGGACCTGTACGAGCAGGCGATAGGCGACCTCGAACGGCGGGCCCGGGTGGACGAACAGGTGGACGGGGCGGCCTGAGGCCCGGGCAGCCGGTCGTTCCCCCACTATCCCACGAACCAGAAGATCAGCCGCGCGGGCCGTCCGGCGTCCTCCAGCGTCCGGGCGAAGGCGTGCCAGGCCGTGAGCTGGGCCCGCTCGTTCGGCTCCGCCACCGCCGCGAGCCGGGCGACCTCCTCCGTGGTCAACACCGTGCGACCGCTTACCCGGCGGTCCTCCATCAGCAGGTCCCCCCGCACGGTCACGCTGACATCGGGTTGGTGGCCCCGGTCCCCCAGCCCCGCCGAGTCGAGCAGCGCCCGCAGGTCACGGGCCGAGCGCACCAGAAAGCGTGCCTCCGCCTGCCAGACCTTTCCGTCCAGGGCCTCGCAGATCACGAACGCGAGCAAAGGCCCTCCCCGAACACGGACGACACTCCTCTGGCCGGGTCTTCTCCTCCGTCCATCAGCGGGAGGAAACGCCCGGTCAACCCACAGCACATGCACCTATTGTTAACTACTTCACCTTAAAGGTAAAGGCTGGGCGGGGAACTGCCCGGCTTGTTCCACCCTACCCCGCCGCCCCCACGGCCCGCTCCGCCTCCGGGTTCGCCTCCGCGCGGTTGAGCAGGGCGTCCGCGTCCGGCCAGTCGATGATCTGGAAGCGGCTGTTGCGGACGGCGGGGGTGTAGCCCGCGTCCACGGCGACGCGGACGAGTTCGCGCACCGTCGCGCTGTGCCGCCCG from Deinococcus aetherius includes:
- a CDS encoding MFS transporter, which codes for MRAWRAGPTFRRLWLASTSANIGDGIGKTALPLLVASISRDPIVVASLSAFASLPGLVFTLPFGALIDRLDRRTLLVVAHTARGVLLGLLALAVFTGHLHVALLYGLAFVLGTAETLADGTAETFVPSLVENEHLEDANGALYATSVTSNEFVGPPLGGLLFAALPGLPFLVNALSFLGSTALIWALPGRPARHSSPRESWWRGVVEGLKWLWSHALLRSVALLMALTTLLDAAVFALFVLFATALPGVGPVGYGLLLTAGAVGHILGSLLSPYVSRRFGAGRTVLGSVFVLGLVYLGLSVLHAPPLLAALLVLDGLNLGLSGVVRVALRQRLVPPELRGRVGGAYRFMVAGAAPLGAFLGGVLGQTLGLRETFAVAGGLALVAAVLFVGRVNNRAVARAQEWVDAQTRLSSLSRE
- the apaG gene encoding Co2+/Mg2+ efflux protein ApaG, which produces MTGPQNAPDVRVTVDVRHLPTHSGPERQVFAYVIRIENHSDETWQLLARHWDIVDASGRETVVDGEGVVGQQPLIAPGGVFVYDSFMTVQDTPGRMGGHYVLRDAWGERARIPIPPFVLEVPGERTLN
- a CDS encoding M42 family metallopeptidase, which gives rise to MTAPTTQINQDFLFALLREAGPSGSERRAADVWKREAERFALVSEDHFGNVYAELGPEDAPTIALMGHLDEIGLMVSYVGDEGLLSVVAVGGWDPQVLVGQRIRLLAPEGDLTGVVGKKAIHLMDPEERKQASKMEDLWLDVGLSREQAQARIPVGTVGVIDQGPILVGERIVGRALDNRVGAFIVLEALRALAGMDLKHRVVAVGTSQEEIGLFGAQVSGYRLNPVAGIAVDLTHETKQPGVNEKKNGVKPFGSGANLSVSARTSPVIRRQMIAVAQAEGIPYTVSASPHSTATDGDALSLARAGVPSAVVSAPARYMHSPNEMVDARDVKACIDLIAAWIRGLEAEPDFTR
- a CDS encoding TCR/Tet family MFS transporter, with the protein product MRAPPASRRPAALVFILLTVLLDVMGLGLIIPVFPPLVTELAGSPTAGAQFVGLFTAVYALMQFVFAPILGALSDRYGRRPVLLASLTGMGLDYLLLTVAPNLWWLLLGRIIAGMTGASITVANAYLADVTPPENRARSFGLLGATFGVGFILGPALGGVLGDISLRLPFLVAAGLALLNALYGFFVLPESLSPENRGARPGQGVLNPLAPLGALGRYPLVRNLAAAFIFIGLAQQAIFSTWVLFTERVLGWSPAQNGVALAVVGLLGAIVQAGLVGTAMRVLGERGAIITGLLLGVVQYVLLGAARTDATLYASIVVGALAGIAGPAIQGLISRTVDPTEQGRVQGALTSVNSLVGIVGPLIAASVFAYFTRPGNTFNEPGAAFYLSAVFSLLGTLVAGVVLRRAGKNPAPVRLQE
- a CDS encoding DUF2785 domain-containing protein, which produces MNWAEVAARGYAVPEGLHPPDALGELLGMLGSEDPEVRDRQAYSTLAHWTRAGHFDSVLRELGDATAFGLSHESVLVRSFSALVLGEAIRRDRLTSLLPGETVAVWRDRWTRWYPHELDVRSFEEGVGWVHAVAHGADTAREVASHPRTERAELRGLLDTLTKRLRSLPLHLNQTEDDRLALAMLAVLAREEYEPGDVRGWLADYRTLWTPLSFPLSPGAALALRTLHSLHTLLHLGATVDGVTLRPAYPEATLAAVQDILRSVHPYSGEGQTV
- the dusA gene encoding tRNA dihydrouridine(20/20a) synthase DusA, which gives rise to MSAAPRHPHTLSVAPMMDWTDRHCRAFHRTLTRHTLLYTEMVTTGAILHGDRERHLGFGEAEHPVALQLGGSDPAALAQCARMAEDWGYDEVNLNCGCPSDRVQNGSFGACLMGTPDVVARCVEAMHGATALPVTVKHRIGIDDLDSYEHLTRFVSTVAGAGCETFIVHARKAWLSGLSPKENREIPPLRYEVVRQLKGDFPSLTVVLNGGVLTLEAARDHLAWADGVMIGRAAYQDPYLLATADRDMFGEDVTPPTRQEVVEAFLPYVAGQLEAGQPLNRVMRHALGLFAGQPGARHWKRTLSEQGHRPGAGLEVVREALAGVPESVLNARPGVGEAQTV
- a CDS encoding glucose-1-phosphate adenylyltransferase family protein, producing MSTRIAGQKVLAIVLAGGKGSRLAPLTTERAKPAVPFLGTYRLIDFTLSNLVHSGVQDVWVVEQYLPHGLNDHLSGGRPWDLDRTRGGLVVMPPFSSPGNEDGEFAQGNAHALAQHLPLIREFGPNVVLVLSADHIYRFDYSDLIRAHVGHRASVTMATTEVELGQATRFGNVVTGEDGRVERFAYKPDEPLGGTVTAEIFAYDAQVLLDTLEELGRQGDLGDYGEELLPALVARGDAYAHPLGGYWMDVGTLSAYHGAHRDFLDGRGFPLDTEDWPFITSSIARPPTRVEGTARLDHALVCGGAVIAGEVVGSVVGPNAVVEHGAVVRDSIVQAGAVVRAGARVTRTIVDLHATVGEGAQVGAEGGDLSVIGARATVEAGARVGGGLVVEPRVTVRAGREGETARPPEGDDTAGK
- a CDS encoding NUDIX hydrolase N-terminal domain-containing protein, translated to MTHPHLIADELRALALLGLTYVRDPYDLDRYRRVLALSAELAAQDSPARLGEVKGAYLEARGVGWHGWDALPELHPGHAASLRIARAALDSGTPYFDPEPAREWHEQARPGGTTPQRRSLRVRLVRLLMQASFRALLRG